A stretch of the Rosa rugosa chromosome 5, drRosRugo1.1, whole genome shotgun sequence genome encodes the following:
- the LOC133711180 gene encoding uncharacterized protein LOC133711180, translated as MKEEKRKSDFRVVGGLGIALKLRVVKEEVIGGWKMFKGTDFGGGGRLGIVVEDDRIQQWIKMKRKIKLASKHNITNLEIESDSAVLVQLMQNSDNSLHPLGSMLAGCDLMMAKFQNVKLTHIFRECNMTADALVKNSIFHELGLVTLTIPLLMLPKLSWMICLM; from the exons atgaaagaagagaaaagaaaaagtgattTCAGAGTGGTGGGTGGTTTGGGGATAGCGCTGAAACTGAGAGTTGTGAAGGAGGAAGTAATTGGGGGATGGAAAATGTTTAAAGGGACTGATTTTGGAGGAGGAGGCCGATTGGGTATAGTGGTGGAGGATGACCGAATTCAACAGTGGATaaagatgaagagaaaaattAAG TTAGCCTCAAAGCATAACATTACTAATCTGGAGATTGAATCGGATTCTGCTGTCCTGGTTCAACTTATGCAAAATTCTGACAATTCTCTGCATCCCCTTGGTTCTATGCTTGCTGGCTGTGATCTAATGATGGCCAAGTTTCAGAATGTCAAGCTGACTCACATCTTCAGAGAATGTAACATGACTGCTGATGCCCTTGTCAAGAATAGCATTTTTCATGAACTTGGATTGGTCACTTTGACAATCCCCCTGCTCATGCTGCCCAAACTTTCTTGGATGATTTGTCTGATGTAA